One window of Dermacentor albipictus isolate Rhodes 1998 colony chromosome 9, USDA_Dalb.pri_finalv2, whole genome shotgun sequence genomic DNA carries:
- the LOC135906459 gene encoding uncharacterized protein, which translates to MNLDCYPADGTAGMSPPPRDVSPPAAPCHADVAGGSGDEDPLAYQTDPGRTGADEPRAKKRRKQSNPVRYHTSPVVLPEGPDDLVVAAATDPVGSPTDDDCIDDVPGSATSPAAQSDDTVVDSGVLNLEISKRRRRDESNGEPSEAAGPLRCHHCNAGFATDDQLRLHIEEEHVQKLLEKQLQQQASYNRAFAAAAAAAAAAAGDKNSGSTSSLEMQNPPPFLDRKPTVSETAEFAKNHPFPFPAMPPLIPISQSGNEVKPGSLPVPLGMFPNPMAPFLFPVLQQQGQNASTPMPNGSSAPSGSMRIFNPEAFCELCNKEFCNKYFLKTHKANKHGIYSVESLVSSPYAPGFFPPGLSGPPSMQLMLQGPMSDPSMAGRQGIINMESFCEICQKEFCNKYFLKKHKQKIHGIVDPTTQQQQQQQQQLPQQQQQQPQQSSSADNIVERKMSTSPTGSTSTDPAGMAAGTGNDKNGGPMPLEQHQQQQQQQQQQQQQQQQQQQQQQPPSDPFRMDFSSLYPGVNGRFSMPSLTPPTGTMVTSASSNSPIVSSSVCGDPKSLPAFFNQNSSSSTESGSTTVFTPEKLREMGVINAEAFCEICCKEFCNKYFLRTHKQNKHGIPATDAPKGNPPLGPQHHQHSMSHHLMPPAVSMAPPVGAAATMSTPQDTPENLTTPSRTAGGGTSPESAVLKSTFASDFEPTADLTCEICNRPFSSQYLLKMHKFYTHNVPYVKEEDEESKPPSPISGGSNIQVRALCSTPREDVLRLGRQPEASGGGASCHTEDAASQDLQKLQSMIRDLTASIANENKVVCNVCRTEFDNKYFLRAHMMNEHGVLLNEDGSSLAPGSSSPASAASTQQQRGPGDLPPPPFSAVAFPSPVFDSEAFCEICQKEFCSKYFLKTHKQNIHGINMDIDVASAPKKDDVGQAKNAVSKVSGPLVPVPPPPLLSMAMPSVPTPDKARSSVTGRNYCNICNKELCNKYFMKTHMLKMHGINLDEHPAEAARNSVIGGVTCEICQKELCSKYFLKVHKQNTHGIIEDPAKENSNHSSAGGSSADRGEMPTSFQPGEVSDGSNRSFNHYTEVCPLCDRRFKSIKWLKTHMVNDHSDMLKENVYSRMDSVPPGAAKLCIICGQGFPDKVALQIHLIKDHRTTSEELGLMNCSPASAASESLAAVAQDTVKLNGAAPPHPADRAAHLFKRPGLASALGGSGSTRIYHCSYCVYSTRWLSNLYAHEKRHTGVNLEGEKRFVCRICHRAYRYNHSLQRHLLNHRAAGLASASLASAAASIRLPKTSQEQPQDLSSADPARASSAAPAPTQQQPSKLKRYRCSKCNRKFRSRELCLNHIYTAHDAKRPVKSGRPFRCRVCGFATRAWNILKIHIMKQHQEEAAEEKSVGSQPDVSVPAAASTTDDEGKPTRTPTPTKAAGQLPMTYAMPQSPPSAGTFIMQPFLIAQPESEDTKNDTFVPSLVYLPVCQKVSQPMTVAFTLTPA; encoded by the coding sequence ATGAACCTTGACTGCTACCCGGCCGACGGGACGGCGGGAATGTCCCCACCGCCGAGAGACGTGTCGCCACCGGCCGCGCCCTGCCATGCCGACGTAGCCGGCGGATCCGGCGACGAGGACCCGCTCGCCTACCAGACAGACCCGGGCCGCACCGGAGCCGACGAGCCCCGCGCCAAGAAGCGGCGCAAGCAAAGCAACCCCGTCCGCTACCACACGTCGCCCGTGGTCCTTCCGGAAGGCCCCGATGACCTGGTCGTCGCCGCGGCAACGGACCCGGTCGGGTCGCCCACCGACGACGACTGTATCGACGACGTCCCGGGCTCGGCGACAAGCCCCGCGGCGCAGAGCGATGACACGGTCGTCGACTCGGGCGTCCTCAACCTCGAGATCAGCAAGCGTCGCCGCAGGGACGAGTCCAACGGGGAGCCCTCGGAAGCGGCGGGCCCGCTGCGCTGCCACCACTGCAACGCCGGCTTCGCCACTGACGACCAGCTCCGGCTACACATCGAGGAAGAGCACGTGCAGAAGCTCCTCGAGAAGCAGCTCCAGCAACAGGCGAGCTACAATCGAGCGTTCGCCGCCGCCGCGGCTGCGGCTGCGGCCGCCGCTGGGGACAAGAACTCTGGCTCGACTAGCTCGCTGGAGATGCAGAACCCGCCGCCGTTCCTGGACCGGAAGCCGACGGTCAGCGAGACAGCAGAGTTCGCCAAGAATCACCCGTTCCCGTTCCCAGCGATGCCGCCCCTCATCCCGATCTCACAGAGCGGCAACGAAGTCAAGCCCGGCAGCCTGCCTGTCCCCCTCGGCATGTTCCCCAATCCAATGGCGCCGTTCCTGTTTCCCGTGCTTCAGCAGCAAGGCCAGAACGCGTCGACGCCAATGCCGAACGGGAGCTCGGCGCCTTCGGGTAGCATGCGCATCTTCAACCCGGAAGCATTCTGCGAGCTGTGCaacaaagaattctgcaacaAGTACTTCCTCAAGACTCATAAGGCGAACAAGCACGGCATCTACTCGGTGGAGTCCCTGGTCAGCTCCCCGTACGCACCGGGTTTCTTTCCGCCGGGACTGAGTGGCCCACCGTCCATGCAACTGATGCTTCAGGGGCCCATGTCTGATCCAAGCATGGCCGGCCGTCAAGGTATCATCAATATGGAGTCTTTCTGCGAGATCTGCCAGAAGGAGTTTTGCAACAAATACTTCCTGAAGAAGCACAAGCAGAAAATCCATGGCATTGTGGACCCTACAactcagcagcaacagcagcagcaacaacaacttccacaacagcagcagcagcaaccacagCAGAGTAGCTCCGCCGATAATATTGTCGAGCGAAAGATGAGCACGTCACCGACGGGCTCCACCTCCACAGATCCAGCGGGCATGGCAGCGGGCACGGGGAACGACAAGAACGGTGGCCCGATGCCCCTTGAGCAGcaccaacagcaacaacaacagcaacagcagcagcaacaacagcaacaacagcaacagcagcagcagcagccgccttcCGATCCGTTCCGCATGGACTTCTCGAGCCTGTATCCGGGCGTCAACGGCCGCTTCAGCATGCCGAGTCTCACGCCACCGACAGGAACGATGGTGACGTCGGCGTCCAGCAACTCGCCTATCGTCAGTTCCTCTGTATGCGGCGACCCGAAGTCGCTTCCGGCGTTCTTCAACCAGAACTCGTCTTCAAGCACAGAGAGCGGTTCCACCACCGTGTTCACGCCGGAGAAGCTTCGAGAGATGGGCGTCATCAACGCGGAGGCATTCTGCGAGATTTGCTGCAAGGAGTTCTGCAACAAATACTTCCTCCGCACCCACAAGCAGAACAAGCACGGCATACCGGCGACAGATGCGCCGAAGGGAAACCCGCCGCTGGGCCCACAGCATCATCAGCACTCGATGTCACACCACCTGATGCCGCCGGCAGTTTCCATGGCACCGCCCGTCGGCGCCGCTGCCACCATGTCGACTCCTCAAGATACGCCCGAGAACTTGACGACTCCCTCAAGAACAGCGGGAGGCGGGACCAGTCCGGAATCCGCAGTTTTAAAGTCCACCTTCGCCAGCGACTTCGAGCCGACAGCGGACCTGACCTGCGAGATCTGCAACAGGCCCTTCTCCAGCCAGTACCTGCTGAAGATGCACAAGTTCTACACCCACAATGTTCCGTACGTGAAGGAAGAGGACGAGGAGTCCAAGCCGCCTTCGCCCATCAGCGGCGGCAGCAACATCCAGGTCAGGGCCCTGTGTTCCACGCCACGCGAAGACGTCTTGCGGCTGGGCCGGCAGCCGGAAGCTTCCGGCGGTGGCGCTTCTTGCCATACGGAGGACGCGGCGAGCCAAGACTTGCAGAAGCTGCAGAGCATGATACGCGACCTGACGGCCTCCATCGCCAACGAGAACAAGGTCGTCTGCAACGTGTGCCGCACCGAGTTCGACAACAAGTACTTCCTACGGGCGCACATGATGAACGAACACGGCGTTCTCCTCAATGAGGACGGCAGCAGTCTGGCACCGGGCTCCTCATCGCCCGCGAGTGCTGCCTCCACGCAGCAGCAAAGGGGTCCCGGAGACCTTCCGCCGCCGCCGTTCTCGGCGGTCGCCTTTCCGTCGCCCGTGTTCGACTCGGAGGCCTTCTGCGAGATATGCCAGAAAGAGTTCTGCAGCAAGTACTTCCTCAAGACCCACAAGCAGAACATCCATGGCATCAACATGGATATCGACGTGGCTTCGGCTCCCAAAAAAGACGACGTAGGCCAAGCCAAGAACGCCGTCAGCAAGGTCAGTGGCCCGCTGGTTCCCgtgccgccaccgccgctcttGTCCATGGCGATGCCTTCGGTGCCGACGCCCGACAAGGCCAGGAGCTCGGTGACGGGGCGCAACTACTGCAACATCTGCAACAAGGAGCTGTGCAACAAGTACTTCATGAAGACCCACATGTTGAAGATGCATGGCATAAACCTAGACGAACACCCTGCCGAGGCGGCCCGCAACAGCGTcatcggcggcgtcacctgcgaAATCTGCCAGAAGGAGCTGTGCAGCAAGTATTTCCTCAAGGTTCACAAGCAGAACACGCACGGCATCATCGAGGATCCGGCCAAGGAGAACTCAAACCACAGCTCAGCGGGAGGCAGCAGTGCGGACAGGGGAGAGATGCCGACCTCCTTCCAGCCTGGCGAAGTGAGCGACGGCAGCAACCGAAGCTTCAACCACTACACAGAGGTGTGCCCGCTGTGTGACAGGCGCTTCAAGAGCATCAAGTGGCTCAAGACGCATATGGTGAACGACCACAGCGACATGCTCAAGGAGAACGTCTACAGCCGCATGGACAGCGTTCCTCCGGGCGCAGCGAAGCTGTGCATCATTTGCGGACAGGGCTTCCCGGACAAGGTGGCCCTTCAGATTCACCTCATCAAAGACCACCGCACCACGAGCGAGGAGCTGGGCCTGATGAACTGCTCGCCGGCATCCGCTGCCTCGGAATCCCTGGCTGCCGTGGCCCAAGACACGGTGAAGCTGAACGGCGCTGCTCCGCCGCACCCTGCCGACAGGGCCGCGCACCTCTTCAAGCGGCCCGGCCTGGCGTCCGCGCtaggcggcagcggcagcacccGCATTTACCACTGCTCCTACTGCGTCTATTCTACGCGATGGCTTTCCAACCTCTACGCGCACGAAAAGAGGCACACGGGAGTCAATCTGGAAGGCGAGAAGCGCTTCGTCTGCCGCATCTGCCACCGGGCCTACCGTTACAACCACTCGCTGCAGCGTCACCTTCTCAATCACCGCGCAGCGGGTCTCGCCTCGGCCAGCCTCGCCAGTGCCGCCGCCTCGATCAGACTGCCCAAGACGTCCCAGGAGCAGCCCCAAGACCTGTCCTCGGCGGACCCCGCCAGGGCCTCCTCCGCGGCGCCCGCCCCCACGCAGCAGCAGCCGTCCAAGCTGAAGCGCTACCGCTGCAGCAAGTGCAACCGAAAGTTCCGTTCGCGGGAGCTCTGCCTCAACCACATCTACACAGCGCACGACGCCAAAAGGCCGGTCAAGAGCGGCCGACCGTTCCGTTGTCGCGTCTGCGGCTTCGCCACCAGGGCCTGGAACATCCTCAAGATACATATCATGAAGCAGCACCAGGAGGAGGCGGCCGAAGAGAAGAGCGTCGGCAGCCAGCCGGACGTTTCGGTTCCCGCCGCGGCGAGCACTACCGACGACGAAGGCAAGCCCACCAGGACGCCGACGCCCACCAAGGCGGCGGGCCAGCTGCCCATGACGTACGCCATGCCGCAGAGCCCGCCCTCGGCCGGCACCTTCATCATGCAACCGTTCCTAATAGCGCAGCCCGAGTCGGAGGACACCAAGAACGACACGTTCGTGCCGTCGCTCGTATACCTGCCCGTCTGCCAGAAGGTGTCCCAACCCATGACCGTGGCGTTCACGCTGACGCCCGCTTGA